In one window of Microbacterium sp. PM5 DNA:
- a CDS encoding cobalamin-independent methionine synthase II family protein, protein MSVATTTSGSLPRTAALIEANAARTLDDDGFTLQSTPAFGALTAAAVADVVERQRAAGITLVGDGEFGKAMSNAVDYGAWWSYSFQRVSGLSLTEINAFNEPPVRSAPGEIRLTSFLDRRDRQRFPAVYAEAVEAGRTATAFPTTTGPLAYRGQDAVAADIRHLTAALRPGERGFLTAIAPGSAARVRNDYYATDEEHIFAWANALREEYRAIVDAGLILQLDDPSLAENFDQISPEPSIADYQAFTKIRIEAINHAIAGLPREQVRLHVCWGSWHGPHTTDIELRHILPVVLQANVGAISFEAGNVRHEHEFGAWADADVPDDLVLVPGVVSHATNVVEHPELVAQRIRRFTDIVGADRVIASTDCGLGGRIHPDLAWAKLETLGEGARRA, encoded by the coding sequence ATGTCCGTCGCCACCACCACCTCCGGCAGCCTCCCGCGCACGGCCGCGCTGATCGAGGCGAACGCCGCGCGAACCCTCGACGACGACGGCTTCACGCTGCAGTCGACGCCCGCCTTCGGGGCGCTCACCGCGGCGGCCGTCGCCGACGTCGTGGAGCGCCAGCGGGCCGCGGGGATCACTCTCGTCGGCGACGGCGAGTTCGGGAAGGCGATGTCCAACGCCGTCGACTACGGCGCCTGGTGGTCGTACTCCTTCCAGCGGGTGAGCGGTCTCTCGCTCACCGAGATCAACGCCTTCAACGAGCCCCCGGTGCGCTCCGCGCCGGGCGAGATCCGCCTCACCAGCTTCCTCGACCGCCGTGACCGTCAGCGGTTCCCCGCCGTCTATGCGGAGGCGGTCGAAGCGGGTCGCACCGCGACGGCGTTCCCCACGACGACCGGACCGCTCGCGTACCGAGGTCAGGATGCCGTGGCCGCCGACATCCGCCATCTCACCGCGGCGCTGCGACCGGGTGAGCGGGGCTTCCTCACCGCGATCGCGCCGGGATCCGCGGCGCGCGTGCGCAACGACTACTACGCCACCGACGAGGAGCACATCTTCGCGTGGGCCAATGCCCTCCGCGAGGAGTACCGCGCGATCGTCGACGCCGGGCTCATCCTGCAGTTGGATGACCCCTCCCTCGCCGAGAACTTCGACCAGATCAGTCCCGAGCCCTCGATCGCGGACTATCAGGCCTTCACGAAGATCCGCATCGAGGCGATCAATCACGCGATCGCGGGGCTTCCCCGAGAGCAGGTTCGTCTGCACGTGTGCTGGGGGTCGTGGCACGGCCCCCACACCACGGACATCGAACTGCGCCACATCCTGCCGGTCGTGCTGCAGGCGAACGTCGGGGCGATCTCGTTCGAGGCGGGCAACGTCCGTCACGAGCACGAGTTCGGCGCGTGGGCCGACGCCGACGTCCCCGACGACCTCGTGCTCGTGCCGGGGGTGGTCAGCCACGCGACGAACGTCGTCGAGCACCCCGAGCTGGTCGCGCAGCGCATCCGCCGCTTCACCGACATCGTCGGTGCCGACCGCGTCATCGCCTCCACCGACTGCGGACTGGGCGGGCGCATCCACCCCGACCTCGCCTGGGCGAAGCTCGAGACGCTCGGCGAGGGCGCCCGCCGCGCGTGA
- a CDS encoding GntR family transcriptional regulator yields the protein MEHARGRGIVSGRRLLADHVFRGIADEILAGRLPDGHILRDHEVARRLNVSRTPVREALMRLERIGLVEIEPSRFTRVTPVTDEVIDQHRELAGYAAGTAAHMAVRRMTDDELARAVDHAEAAADALGDPATASTARHALFSYLSAHSGNPAHHALMADTEVAITRALSRAPLRDVGIDDQRAEYDAIVGALRARDADRLERIIRAQHGISEGRT from the coding sequence ATGGAACATGCACGGGGACGGGGCATCGTCTCGGGGCGCCGGTTGTTGGCGGACCACGTCTTCCGCGGGATCGCCGACGAGATCCTCGCCGGGCGGCTGCCGGACGGACACATCCTCCGCGATCACGAGGTCGCGCGGCGACTCAACGTGTCCCGCACCCCCGTGCGCGAAGCGCTGATGCGGCTGGAGCGGATCGGCCTCGTCGAGATCGAGCCCAGCCGCTTCACCCGCGTCACGCCGGTGACCGACGAGGTCATCGATCAGCATCGCGAACTCGCCGGGTACGCCGCCGGAACCGCCGCGCACATGGCGGTGCGGCGCATGACGGATGACGAGCTCGCCCGCGCAGTCGACCATGCCGAGGCCGCCGCAGATGCCCTGGGCGACCCGGCGACGGCATCGACAGCGCGCCATGCGCTCTTCTCGTACCTATCCGCCCACTCGGGAAACCCCGCGCATCACGCCCTCATGGCCGACACCGAGGTCGCGATCACCCGCGCGCTGAGCCGCGCACCGCTGCGAGACGTCGGCATCGACGATCAGCGCGCAGAGTACGACGCGATCGTGGGAGCGCTGCGCGCCCGCGACGCCGATCGGCTGGAGCGGATCATTCGGGCGCAGCACGGCATCTCCGAGGGCCGAACGTGA
- the purU gene encoding formyltetrahydrofolate deformylase produces the protein MAPVHDPHLPADHACLIVHGSDKPGIVAAVSAMITRIGGNIVAFDQFSDDHRGGAYFQRVVFHRPDFALERPAIEADIAQTLADFDLEWSLTDQSVPKRMAILASKQDHCLLDLLWRHRRGDLPVTIPMVISNHTTTAEDVRSFGVPFFHVPSVAGPDKSASEEEILKLLVGNVDFVVLARYMQILSPEFLERLGVPVINIHHSFLPAFIGAEPYKKAKERGVKLIGATSHYVTGDLDEGPIIEQDTVRVTHAESSAEFARRGADVERQVLSRAVLWHAQDRVIRHGNHTIVF, from the coding sequence ATGGCTCCCGTGCACGATCCCCACCTTCCCGCCGACCACGCCTGCCTCATCGTGCACGGCAGCGACAAGCCCGGCATCGTCGCAGCCGTGTCGGCGATGATCACCCGCATCGGCGGCAACATCGTCGCCTTCGACCAGTTCTCCGACGATCATCGCGGCGGCGCGTACTTCCAGCGGGTCGTCTTCCATCGCCCCGACTTCGCTCTGGAGCGTCCCGCGATCGAGGCGGACATCGCTCAGACCCTGGCCGACTTCGATCTGGAATGGTCGCTGACCGATCAGTCGGTGCCCAAGCGCATGGCGATCCTCGCGTCGAAGCAGGACCATTGCCTCCTCGACCTGCTGTGGCGCCACCGACGCGGCGACCTGCCGGTCACCATCCCGATGGTCATCTCGAACCACACCACGACGGCCGAAGACGTCCGCAGCTTCGGCGTGCCGTTCTTCCACGTGCCCTCGGTCGCGGGTCCCGACAAATCGGCGTCGGAGGAAGAGATCCTGAAGCTGCTCGTCGGCAACGTCGACTTCGTCGTGCTGGCGCGCTACATGCAGATCCTCTCGCCCGAGTTCCTCGAACGCCTCGGTGTGCCCGTGATCAACATCCACCACTCGTTCCTGCCCGCCTTCATCGGCGCCGAGCCCTACAAGAAGGCCAAGGAGCGCGGCGTGAAGCTCATCGGCGCGACCTCGCACTACGTGACGGGCGACCTCGACGAGGGTCCCATCATCGAGCAGGACACCGTGCGGGTCACCCATGCCGAGTCATCCGCCGAGTTCGCCCGGCGCGGCGCCGACGTCGAGCGCCAAGTTCTCTCCCGCGCGGTGCTGTGGCACGCGCAGGATCGCGTCATCCGTCACGGCAACCACACGATCGTCTTCTGA
- a CDS encoding serine hydrolase, which produces MDSAGRASSTRRGEVRAQRSEARGERASTRRSPRRSSGRARSFATALAALDAVAAAGAQVSVCVTDLDSGETVLAGDAHLVLPVAGIGVVPLLIEVAAQIDAGTLDPLQIIERSSVAPVTVGGLWHRLAAPALPVRDLAVLAAAASDAAAANALLERVGLEAVRARVEQIGLVKTALIDGFRDERGPDDAPHVGLASTGELVTLFAGLVNAQVVSPAVSAQVSEWLSLNQDLALVAASTALDPFAHDDDRHGLLFVNKTGRGDGIRAEAGVIAGPRAGAAYALIVCFDDLSVAHRLRAHEAFRALGLDLMEYVY; this is translated from the coding sequence GTGGACAGTGCAGGTCGGGCATCGTCGACACGTCGAGGTGAGGTGCGCGCGCAGCGCAGCGAGGCGCGTGGCGAGCGGGCGTCGACCCGACGCTCGCCGCGACGCTCGTCCGGCCGTGCGCGTTCGTTCGCCACCGCGCTCGCCGCACTGGACGCCGTCGCCGCGGCAGGGGCGCAGGTGTCGGTGTGCGTCACGGATCTGGACTCGGGCGAGACGGTGCTCGCGGGTGACGCCCACCTCGTGCTGCCCGTCGCCGGCATCGGCGTCGTTCCGCTGCTGATCGAGGTCGCGGCGCAGATCGACGCGGGCACGCTCGATCCCCTGCAGATCATCGAACGCAGCTCGGTGGCGCCGGTCACCGTCGGCGGCCTCTGGCATCGGTTGGCGGCTCCCGCGCTTCCGGTGCGCGATCTGGCCGTGCTCGCCGCGGCGGCATCCGACGCCGCCGCCGCCAACGCGCTGCTGGAGCGCGTGGGGCTGGAGGCCGTCCGCGCGCGAGTCGAGCAGATCGGTCTCGTGAAGACCGCGCTCATCGACGGTTTCCGAGACGAGCGCGGGCCCGACGACGCACCGCACGTCGGTCTCGCGTCGACGGGGGAGCTGGTCACGCTGTTCGCGGGGCTCGTCAACGCTCAGGTCGTCTCCCCGGCGGTGAGCGCGCAGGTGTCGGAGTGGCTCAGCCTCAACCAGGATCTGGCGCTCGTCGCGGCGAGCACCGCGCTGGACCCCTTCGCGCACGACGACGACCGCCACGGCCTGCTCTTCGTCAACAAGACCGGTCGCGGCGACGGCATCCGCGCCGAGGCCGGCGTGATCGCGGGCCCGCGCGCCGGTGCCGCCTACGCCCTCATCGTGTGCTTCGACGACCTGTCTGTGGCGCACCGGCTGCGCGCGCACGAGGCCTTCCGCGCTCTCGGGCTGGACCTCATGGAGTACGTGTACTGA
- a CDS encoding M13-type metalloendopeptidase, producing the protein MTAPTLRSGIELSALSPGIRPQDDLFRHVNGAWLERTEIPDDKARWGSFHLIAEQAEKDVRAIIEESTTAEPGTEARKIGDLFASFMDTERIERLGAEPLAAQLARVDAIDSIPALLRTVGEMEREGVGSMIGVYIEPDPGNPERYVAFFVQSGLSLPDESYYRLDNFDKTRVAFRDYVQTVLGLAGVGAQGEDAGRQADRVLALETELATHHWDNVRTRDAVATYNLMTWDDVQRLVGVDLAPWLDAVAPGRRDGFADINVNEPSYFEGLGSLLVEDRLEDWKAWLRLHIVRASAAFLSSDFVDANFAFYGTELTGVPVNRERWKRGVSFVEAAMGEAVGKVYVERHFPPAAKEAMDELVANLIEAYRRSIETLEWMTPETRGRALEKLDAFTPKVGYPVTWKDYSALEVDGADLIGNVRRTNAWEHERQIAKLGAPIDRDEWYMTPQTVNAYYNPLMNEIVFPAAILQYPFFELDRDAAANYGGIGAVIGHEIGHGFDDQGSAFDGTGALRDWWTDDDRAAFEQRTGALIAQYDELVPQGLAAEHHVNGALTIGENIGDLGGLGIAIKAYRLSLGADTTDEDADGPVIDGYTGIQRLLLSWAQIWQQKGREAETIRLLTIDPHSPNEFRCNQIVRNVDEFYRAFDVTETDALWLDADQRVTIW; encoded by the coding sequence ATGACCGCCCCCACCCTTCGCTCGGGTATCGAGCTGTCCGCGTTGAGCCCCGGCATCCGTCCTCAGGACGACCTGTTCCGGCACGTCAACGGAGCCTGGCTGGAACGTACGGAGATCCCCGACGACAAGGCGCGTTGGGGCTCGTTCCACCTGATCGCCGAGCAGGCCGAGAAGGACGTGCGGGCCATCATCGAGGAGTCGACGACGGCGGAGCCGGGCACGGAGGCGCGCAAGATCGGCGACCTGTTCGCGAGCTTCATGGACACCGAGCGCATCGAGCGGCTCGGGGCCGAGCCCCTCGCGGCCCAGTTGGCCCGCGTGGACGCCATCGACTCCATCCCGGCGCTGCTGCGCACCGTCGGCGAGATGGAGCGGGAAGGCGTCGGCAGCATGATCGGCGTCTACATCGAGCCCGACCCGGGAAATCCCGAGCGTTACGTCGCGTTCTTCGTGCAGTCCGGACTGTCGTTGCCGGACGAGAGCTACTACCGCCTCGACAACTTCGACAAGACCCGCGTCGCCTTCCGCGACTACGTGCAGACGGTCCTCGGCCTCGCCGGGGTGGGTGCGCAGGGTGAGGATGCCGGGCGGCAGGCCGACCGCGTGCTGGCGCTGGAGACCGAGCTGGCGACCCACCACTGGGACAACGTGCGCACGCGCGACGCCGTCGCCACGTACAACCTCATGACGTGGGATGACGTGCAGCGGCTCGTCGGCGTCGACCTCGCGCCGTGGCTGGATGCGGTCGCCCCTGGACGCCGCGACGGCTTCGCCGACATCAACGTGAACGAGCCCAGCTACTTCGAGGGCCTGGGTTCGCTGCTCGTCGAGGATCGCCTCGAGGACTGGAAGGCGTGGCTGCGGCTGCACATCGTGCGGGCCTCCGCGGCGTTCCTGTCGTCGGACTTCGTCGACGCGAACTTCGCGTTCTACGGCACCGAGCTCACGGGCGTTCCTGTCAACCGCGAGCGCTGGAAGCGCGGCGTCAGCTTCGTCGAGGCGGCGATGGGCGAGGCCGTGGGCAAGGTCTACGTCGAGCGTCACTTCCCGCCCGCGGCCAAGGAGGCGATGGACGAGCTCGTCGCGAACCTCATCGAGGCCTATCGGCGTTCGATCGAGACCCTCGAGTGGATGACCCCGGAGACCCGCGGCCGTGCCCTCGAGAAGCTCGACGCGTTCACGCCGAAGGTCGGCTACCCCGTGACGTGGAAGGACTACTCCGCGCTCGAGGTCGACGGCGCCGATCTGATCGGCAACGTGCGTCGCACGAACGCGTGGGAGCACGAGCGGCAGATCGCGAAGCTCGGCGCCCCCATCGACCGCGACGAGTGGTACATGACGCCCCAGACGGTCAATGCGTATTACAACCCGCTGATGAACGAGATCGTGTTCCCCGCGGCGATCCTGCAGTACCCGTTCTTCGAGCTGGACCGGGATGCCGCGGCCAACTATGGCGGCATCGGCGCCGTGATCGGCCACGAGATCGGCCACGGCTTCGACGACCAGGGGTCGGCCTTCGACGGCACCGGTGCCCTTCGCGACTGGTGGACGGATGACGACCGCGCCGCGTTCGAGCAGCGCACGGGTGCCCTCATCGCCCAGTACGACGAACTCGTGCCGCAGGGTCTCGCCGCGGAGCACCACGTCAACGGCGCCCTGACGATCGGCGAGAACATCGGGGATCTCGGCGGACTCGGCATCGCGATCAAGGCCTATCGCCTGTCGCTCGGCGCCGACACGACCGACGAGGATGCCGATGGTCCCGTGATCGACGGCTACACCGGCATTCAGCGGCTGCTGCTCAGCTGGGCGCAGATCTGGCAGCAGAAGGGTCGCGAGGCCGAGACGATCCGCCTGCTGACGATCGATCCGCACTCGCCCAACGAGTTCCGCTGCAACCAGATCGTTCGCAACGTCGACGAGTTCTACCGTGCGTTCGACGTCACCGAGACCGACGCGCTGTGGCTCGACGCCGACCAGCGCGTCACCATCTGGTGA
- a CDS encoding MATE family efflux transporter, with translation MPASTLNREILRLAVPALGALVAEPLFLIVDAALVGHLGVVPLAGLGIASAVLQTIVGLMVFLAYSTTPAVARRFGAGDHADAVRAGVDGLWLALGLGVVLAIAGSLATPALVALFGATPDVSHQALIYLQLSMWGLPAMLIVFAATGLLRGMQDTVTPLWIAGIGFALNAALNALFIYGFGWGIAGSAAGTVAAQWGMVGAYAVVIGRLAQRHSASLRPQRDGLRGSAASGGWLFLRTVSLRAAFLATVFAATALGTDELAGWQVAFTIFSTAAFALDALAIAAQALIGRGLGAGDESFVRRVLGRTVAWGVWFGVIVGAAIAALSGGIGLVFTGSPEVAALVQPALLVLAAAQPVCGVVFVLDGVLMGAGDVRYLAAAGGLNLVPYLPALAVLWLVHPTGAVGLMWLAVCFFGVYMLARLATLAWRVRRPQWVSAGA, from the coding sequence ATGCCCGCGTCGACCCTCAACCGCGAGATCCTCCGGCTGGCGGTGCCGGCCCTGGGTGCGCTGGTCGCAGAGCCCTTGTTCCTGATCGTGGATGCCGCACTGGTCGGACACCTCGGCGTCGTGCCACTGGCGGGCCTCGGCATCGCATCGGCCGTGCTCCAGACGATCGTCGGGCTCATGGTCTTCCTCGCCTACTCGACCACACCCGCGGTGGCTCGTCGCTTCGGCGCCGGCGATCATGCCGATGCCGTACGCGCCGGTGTCGACGGACTCTGGCTCGCTCTCGGTCTGGGCGTCGTGCTGGCGATCGCGGGATCATTGGCGACTCCGGCGCTCGTGGCGCTGTTCGGCGCGACGCCCGACGTCTCCCACCAGGCGCTGATCTACCTGCAGCTGTCGATGTGGGGCCTTCCCGCGATGCTCATCGTGTTCGCGGCGACGGGGCTGCTGCGCGGCATGCAGGACACCGTCACGCCGCTGTGGATCGCGGGCATCGGCTTCGCCCTGAACGCGGCACTGAACGCACTGTTCATCTACGGGTTCGGCTGGGGCATCGCCGGGTCGGCCGCCGGAACCGTCGCGGCACAGTGGGGCATGGTCGGCGCCTACGCGGTCGTGATCGGCCGACTGGCGCAGCGGCACTCGGCATCCCTGCGTCCGCAGCGCGACGGTCTGCGCGGATCGGCCGCGTCGGGTGGCTGGCTGTTCCTGCGCACCGTGTCGTTGCGCGCGGCGTTTCTCGCGACCGTGTTCGCCGCGACCGCGCTGGGCACCGATGAGCTGGCCGGGTGGCAGGTCGCGTTCACGATCTTCTCGACCGCCGCCTTCGCGCTCGATGCGTTGGCGATCGCCGCGCAAGCGCTCATCGGTCGGGGCCTCGGGGCCGGCGATGAGTCGTTCGTCCGCCGTGTACTCGGCCGCACCGTCGCGTGGGGGGTGTGGTTCGGCGTGATCGTGGGCGCTGCGATCGCGGCGCTGTCGGGCGGGATCGGACTCGTGTTCACCGGGTCACCCGAGGTCGCCGCGCTCGTGCAGCCCGCGCTTCTCGTGCTCGCGGCCGCGCAGCCGGTGTGCGGCGTGGTCTTCGTGCTCGACGGCGTGCTGATGGGAGCCGGCGACGTGCGCTACCTCGCGGCGGCGGGCGGCCTCAACCTCGTCCCGTACCTGCCGGCCCTCGCGGTGCTGTGGCTGGTGCATCCCACCGGGGCCGTCGGCCTGATGTGGCTCGCCGTCTGCTTCTTCGGCGTGTACATGCTGGCGCGGCTCGCGACGCTCGCCTGGCGCGTGCGGCGGCCGCAGTGGGTCTCCGCCGGGGCGTGA
- a CDS encoding TrmH family RNA methyltransferase → MTERTAPELEDEAAEPQLPVGVGPWPGGPPAWPDDPRYDRELLAAGDRRNVVDRYRYWTMAAIVADLDEHRHPFHVAIENWQHDMNIGSIVRSANAFGAAEVHIIGKRRWNRRGAMVTDRYQHVRHHEDVAAFAAWAEDAAIPVIAVDNVDGSLPVDRAQLPERCVLLFGQEGPGLSAEAVAAASAVVEITQYGSTRSINASAAAAVVMYEWCRRWA, encoded by the coding sequence ATGACCGAGCGCACCGCCCCCGAGCTCGAGGATGAGGCGGCCGAGCCGCAGCTCCCCGTCGGGGTCGGGCCGTGGCCGGGCGGCCCGCCGGCGTGGCCCGACGATCCGCGCTACGACCGGGAGCTGCTCGCGGCCGGCGATCGACGCAACGTCGTGGATCGCTACCGCTACTGGACGATGGCGGCGATCGTGGCCGATCTCGATGAGCACCGGCATCCGTTCCACGTCGCCATCGAGAATTGGCAGCACGACATGAACATCGGCTCGATCGTGCGCAGCGCCAATGCGTTCGGCGCCGCCGAGGTGCACATCATCGGCAAGCGGCGGTGGAACCGTCGTGGCGCGATGGTCACCGACCGTTATCAGCACGTGCGGCACCACGAGGACGTCGCCGCATTCGCCGCGTGGGCCGAGGATGCCGCGATCCCCGTGATCGCAGTCGACAACGTCGACGGCTCGCTGCCGGTCGATCGCGCCCAACTGCCCGAACGCTGTGTGCTGCTATTCGGTCAAGAGGGGCCGGGATTGTCGGCCGAGGCGGTCGCGGCGGCATCCGCCGTCGTCGAGATCACCCAGTACGGGTCGACGCGCTCGATCAATGCGAGCGCGGCGGCCGCCGTCGTGATGTACGAGTGGTGCCGTCGCTGGGCGTGA
- a CDS encoding Nramp family divalent metal transporter has protein sequence MLETPGRTVRAAHNDAAPSRARRAAWLLGPALVAGVAYLDPGNVASNMTAGARFGYLLVWVVVLGNAMAWLIQYLSAKLGIVTGQSLAETLGDRLRHPWARRAYWLQAELVAVATDVAEVIGGAVALWLLFGVPLPVGGLITGAVSIALLLIQQRRGARSFEFVVIGLLVVISIGFTYGVFIAPPDAAGVAAGMIPRFEGSESVLLAASILGATIMPHAIYAHSALARDRFSAVGARAADRAVATPRLLRATRWDVTIALVVAGTVNLAILLLAAANLAGVEGTNSLEGAYTALSAGLGGAVATMFAIGLLASGLASTAVGAYAGAEIMHGLLRVRVPLIARRLVTLVPAIVILALGADPTWALILSQVVLSFGIPFALVPLVALTARRDVLGVHRNRWWTTLAGVVASVFLIALNALLLWLVLTGR, from the coding sequence ATGCTGGAGACGCCCGGTCGCACGGTTCGAGCCGCGCACAACGATGCCGCGCCGTCGCGAGCACGCCGTGCGGCATGGCTGCTGGGACCGGCGCTGGTCGCCGGCGTCGCCTACCTCGATCCCGGCAATGTCGCGAGCAACATGACCGCGGGGGCGCGCTTCGGCTACCTGCTCGTCTGGGTCGTCGTGCTCGGCAACGCGATGGCGTGGCTCATCCAGTACCTGTCCGCCAAGCTCGGCATCGTGACGGGACAGAGCCTCGCCGAGACCCTCGGCGACCGCCTGCGCCATCCCTGGGCGCGCCGCGCCTACTGGCTGCAGGCCGAACTCGTCGCCGTCGCCACCGACGTCGCCGAGGTGATCGGCGGTGCCGTCGCGCTCTGGCTGCTCTTCGGCGTGCCCCTGCCCGTCGGCGGCCTCATCACCGGGGCCGTCTCGATCGCGCTGCTGCTCATCCAGCAGCGCCGCGGAGCCCGCAGCTTCGAGTTCGTCGTGATCGGTCTGCTCGTGGTGATCTCGATCGGCTTCACCTACGGAGTCTTCATCGCCCCGCCGGATGCCGCGGGCGTCGCCGCCGGCATGATCCCTCGATTCGAGGGATCGGAGTCGGTGCTGCTCGCGGCATCCATCCTGGGCGCGACGATCATGCCGCACGCGATCTATGCCCACAGCGCCCTCGCCCGCGACCGTTTCTCCGCGGTCGGCGCGCGCGCCGCCGACCGCGCCGTCGCGACACCACGCCTGCTGCGCGCGACCCGGTGGGACGTCACAATCGCCCTGGTCGTCGCGGGCACGGTGAACCTCGCGATCCTGCTGCTCGCCGCCGCCAACCTCGCCGGCGTCGAAGGCACCAACAGCCTCGAGGGCGCGTACACCGCACTGTCGGCGGGCCTCGGTGGCGCCGTCGCGACGATGTTCGCGATCGGCCTGCTCGCGAGCGGTCTGGCGAGCACCGCCGTCGGCGCCTATGCCGGCGCGGAGATCATGCACGGCCTGCTGCGCGTGCGCGTGCCGCTGATCGCGCGGCGCCTCGTCACGCTGGTGCCGGCCATCGTGATCCTCGCGCTCGGGGCCGACCCGACCTGGGCGCTGATCCTCAGCCAGGTGGTGCTGAGCTTCGGCATCCCGTTCGCGCTCGTGCCGCTCGTCGCCCTCACCGCCCGCCGCGACGTGCTGGGGGTGCACCGCAACCGCTGGTGGACGACCCTTGCGGGTGTCGTCGCGTCGGTGTTCCTCATCGCTCTGAACGCACTGCTGCTGTGGCTCGTGCTGACGGGCCGATAG
- a CDS encoding metal-dependent transcriptional regulator yields the protein MAANSVAIDDYLKTIYHHTEWQPALITSSQLAAELKLAPSTVTEMVQKLVAQGLVDHRPYGPVALTEQGRLRAASIIRRHRLIETWLVQEFGYAWDEVHDEAEVLEHTISDRLLAGIAERLGHPRFDPHGDAIPDAEGNVHRLPFVLLSAAELGHAGEVLRVSDRDPELLRALEGAGIDVGHRLVVAGADVVRVDDGATVTLPAGAAGAVWLTA from the coding sequence GTGGCTGCGAACTCCGTCGCGATCGACGACTACCTGAAGACGATCTACCACCACACCGAGTGGCAGCCCGCGCTCATCACCTCGTCGCAGCTGGCGGCCGAGCTGAAGCTCGCCCCGTCGACGGTCACGGAGATGGTGCAGAAGCTCGTCGCACAGGGTCTCGTCGACCACCGTCCGTACGGGCCGGTCGCGCTCACCGAGCAGGGCCGGCTGCGCGCGGCATCCATCATCCGTCGCCATCGCCTGATCGAGACGTGGCTGGTGCAGGAGTTCGGCTACGCGTGGGACGAGGTGCATGACGAGGCCGAGGTGCTTGAGCATACGATCAGCGACCGCCTGCTCGCCGGCATCGCAGAGCGGCTCGGGCATCCTCGCTTCGACCCGCACGGCGACGCGATCCCGGATGCCGAGGGCAACGTCCACCGCCTGCCGTTCGTGCTGCTGTCGGCCGCCGAGCTCGGGCACGCGGGTGAGGTGCTGCGGGTCAGCGACCGTGACCCCGAGCTCCTGCGCGCGCTGGAGGGAGCGGGCATCGATGTGGGGCACCGCCTCGTGGTCGCGGGAGCCGACGTGGTCCGCGTCGACGACGGCGCGACCGTGACGCTGCCCGCCGGCGCGGCCGGTGCAGTCTGGCTGACCGCCTGA
- a CDS encoding SDR family NAD(P)-dependent oxidoreductase: MARDDWDPTTLPDLSGRRYLVTGSTAGLGFFASLQLAEAGAHVIMTGRNPNKLATARVAVRRQVPDAEITTLLLDTSNLGSVRAAAATVRGRAGLHGLLLNAGVVHPPRHRETTADGHEVVFATNALGHYALAGELLLPLAAGRGRMVWVGSMSTAMGNYDPVDPELATNYSPWRAYVQSKVATTALGLEADRRLRAANVPIASLVAHPGYAISGRTRGILGINEPTRMTRFVDNLQAPITQSKERGAWPLVRALVDPEAIGGQFWGPSRLVAGPPALGQASKLARREDIATRLWDYCEHATGITWPYLKASRPRRLWRR, encoded by the coding sequence GTGGCACGCGACGACTGGGACCCGACGACGCTCCCCGACCTCTCCGGCAGACGCTACCTCGTCACCGGGTCGACGGCGGGGCTCGGCTTCTTCGCGTCGTTGCAGCTCGCCGAGGCGGGCGCCCACGTGATCATGACGGGGCGCAACCCGAACAAGCTGGCCACCGCACGCGTCGCCGTGCGGCGTCAGGTGCCGGATGCCGAGATCACGACCCTCCTGCTCGACACGAGCAACCTGGGCTCCGTACGCGCCGCCGCCGCGACGGTGCGCGGTCGTGCGGGGCTGCACGGGCTTCTGCTGAACGCCGGCGTCGTGCACCCGCCGCGCCACCGCGAGACCACCGCCGACGGGCACGAGGTGGTCTTCGCGACGAACGCCCTCGGCCACTACGCGCTCGCCGGCGAGCTGCTGCTACCGCTCGCCGCCGGTCGAGGTCGCATGGTGTGGGTCGGGTCGATGTCGACCGCGATGGGCAACTACGACCCCGTCGACCCCGAGCTGGCGACGAACTACTCGCCGTGGCGGGCCTACGTGCAGTCGAAGGTCGCGACGACCGCTCTCGGCCTCGAGGCCGATCGGCGCCTGCGGGCCGCGAACGTGCCGATCGCCAGCCTCGTCGCCCATCCCGGGTACGCGATCAGCGGACGCACCCGCGGCATCCTGGGCATCAACGAGCCCACGCGGATGACGCGCTTCGTCGACAACCTGCAGGCTCCGATCACGCAGTCCAAGGAGCGCGGAGCGTGGCCGCTCGTGCGGGCGCTCGTCGATCCGGAGGCGATCGGTGGCCAGTTCTGGGGGCCGTCGCGACTGGTGGCCGGCCCGCCCGCACTCGGTCAAGCCAGCAAGCTGGCCCGGCGCGAAGACATCGCCACCCGACTCTGGGACTACTGCGAGCACGCCACCGGCATCACCTGGCCCTACCTCAAGGCCAGCCGTCCGCGGCGCCTCTGGCGGCGCTGA